CTAATTAATGAGGTCTTCATTTGTGCATTTTCCATTTGAAACTAGCGTTTcaagtggggcagccgtggcccactggttagcactctggacttgtaaccggagggttgccggttcgagccccgaccagtgggctgcggctgaagtgcccttgagcaaggctaacccctcactgatccccgaacgccgccattgtagcaggcagctcactgcgccgggattagtgtgtgcttcacctcactgtgtgtacactgtgtgctgtttgtgtttcactaattcaccgattgggttaaatgcagggaccaaatttccctcacgggatcaaaaaagtatatatacttatactatacttcaGTAGCTAAATTGGAGACTGAGCGGGCCATTCCAATAGCCCACATCCTCTCCATATAGGTCACTCGTTCTACCTAGTGCCCCAAACTACCTTCATGCCCTCCTCCCAGCTGATCCACAGGTCTCCTCTGGTCAGGAAGCAGGCCACAGCGTGCCGGGCCAGGTGATGGATCCAGCCCTCTTGTCGTAGCTGGGTCATGATGGCGTCGATCCAAGGGAAACCGGTGCGGCCCTCGGCCCACTTGGCCAGCGCCTCGGCGTTGCGGTCCCACGGGATCTGCACGCAGATGGGGTTGCCCTCCATCTTGTCGAAGCGCGGGTTGTTTGTGGCGGCCGTGTAGAAGAACTCGCGCCACAGTAGCTGGCCGTAGAGGGAGAGGGGCGGAGAGCTGTTCTTCTTCACCTGCACGGGGAACAAGACCAAACACAACAGGAAGTATGAGTGTCTTGCTCAGATCCATGCAGCGCTCATCCATTAGGTTGATCCATTATAGTCATCTAGGATTTATCATCTAGGACACTAATGGGGTTTTCAAGGGCTCTTTCATGGACCTCACTCCAACCCATTATGGTAAAGATCCTCATATGATCAGAGAGCACTTCAGTCTTTAATAACATGTTGGGATGACACAGCGACATCCCATCCACTCGGTGTGAGGGGACACAATTTGGGTGAAGAGAGTACTAATGATGAACATAATTGTCAAATAGCTAAATGGGGGGGTCGctagaacaccacacacacacaaacacacattgcaCAATGGCTGACGTAAAAGCAGGACTCTCAACACAGGCCAGGAACACCACTAAAAGGCCGTTACATAAGTATAGGACTATTTAAGCTTCATTCCGTCCCATTATGTCAGGATGTTTGTTTTTGGGGGATGTTTTTTTacgttaaaatatttttttcccagATTATAAAAAGGGGACTTTGGGATGTTTATCTGCAAAGACTCACCTTCCGGAACAGGTCAGTGAGTTTGAAGTAGAACAGGCGGCAGGAGAGACATCCGAAGCGCAGATACGGGCTGAGGCCTGTCGGACTGGCCAGCAGCGAGTTGGCGTTCATCCTGGGACGCTCAAAGTTGGCCACCCATGCCTGCAGGACAAAGAACACAGGTCAATGACCGGCGCCTCGAAATTATAGCTTGAGGTAAAAATAAGTGGACAAAAGTGCTACTGTGGGGATGAGGGTGTCCAAATGTGCATGCTAGGAGGTGGGCTGACCATACCTTCCTCTCCAAGTGTCTCTCCAGACGAGTGAGAGCTTCAGTCTCGCCTCCTGGCCATACGGCTGAGGAGAGGCCCTCTGTGTCGAAACCTGGaggacacagaacacagaacaggaTGAGAATCACTTGTCAACGCTGCCCACATAGACCATCGTATAAAAAACCATCAGTGATCCCATCAGGACGAGACTGTAGGAAATACCAGACGCCTACAGGAAAAATGACACCTGCAGAAAATAGACACAGCTGAAGCTAAAAATAGCACATTATGAaagaggttggggggggggttggggggtggggggggagaaagagaaggagaaggagaaggagaaggagagagagagagagagagagagagagagagagagagagagagagagagagagagagagagagagagagagtaagagtttCCACATGAATAGTTCTACTCTTAATCATGACTTGTACAGTTTAACCAATGTTCTTTCCCTTAAAACCACAGAGGAAGGcaattttccaacattcctgcATACAAAGTAAGTCGTTTTCCCAGTTGCTAATTCACAGGACTTCAGATATGCTGAGTGAACTGGACGTGGGAATTGAATGTGTTCATATCCgaaagggggaaaagagagtgagatgaaAGGGGGCGATGCCTACCCAGCTCCTCCAGAGAAGGCACCCCAAACTTGTCATCGTGGTCGTCTGCTATGGGCGTGGTACAGCTCCCCATTACGTCGGCCGTGATGACCTCTGCGGGCATCTCCACCGGCTCCATGCGGCTGATCAGCGTCTGGAAGCGCTTGTAGGTCAGCGGGGACTGACCGCCATTTAGCTCTATGATCCTGAACGAGGGAAGGGTAGAGGGAAGACAaccagagagaatgagagattgaaaaacacatacaaaacaatTAAGAGGAATGCAAAAAAAACCCAAACAACCAGAAAACGAATATCACAACTGTACTTAAAAAAGATCTGGGGTCAGCCAGGGTCGCTTACTTGTCCAGGTCATAGAGCGTGTGGGAGATTCTCACGATCACCTCCACGCCGGCCTCACTGGCCAGCTTCTTAATGGCAGCATCGCGCTCCTTCCCGAATGGCTCGGAGTCATATTCATAGGACAGGCGAGAGATGTTCCACTCCTGAGGACAACAGTCGtgcgagagacacacacacacacacacagagatcagaTCATATGACCATATAAAAGCCACTTGGGTTTCGGAATACAAAGCGCCACAAATATGTAAGTATGACAATCACCGATGAGAGTGTTTGTTTTAAAGATCTAGAATGATAAAAGACTTGCTTGTAATGTTGGTTATTCAATTACTGGAGGATCTAACTATTAACATTTAATTCAGTTTTAGACATGAGATGCCTGCTTGTCCAGTACCTTGAAGAGCCTGGGGAAGACATCGGTGGGCTGGCCCCGGATCACAAACAGCCGAGAGTTGAGTTTGCGGAGGCTGGCATCCAGGTCCTCAAGACACTGAAGCAAGAACCTGTGGAGCAGAGATCACAGACATAAGATTTCCAGAAGACAATACTCTTTAACCAAACGCTCCACTTCATTTCAGAAATGTCTTTGGTCTGCTAGAGAACAAAAATAGATCCAACAGGTGCTTAAAACAAACTTCTCAATGGTAAGGAACCGCCTAGGCTAGatcaccaaaaaaaaagaaaatatcatcTACCCTCAGCGATCAAAACAAGAAATCAGCCTATAAACAACAGTGTAGTGTTCAGAAATAACACAAGGGGCTGACTGGAGCTGCAGACACACAGTGGGCGGTCTTCTGATCACAAGACTTGACTGAAGGTCAATCCCTTAAATAGATAAAAGGCTACAGAGCTGCCATCCTACTTGGTTTGAACAATTAAAAGTAATCTTTTAAAAGAAGGGGTCTTCTGTAAGGACATGACCTGAGGATGCCGATTGAGGACATCAACAGTGAAGTGGACAAGACGTTACAATG
This portion of the Alosa sapidissima isolate fAloSap1 chromosome 22, fAloSap1.pri, whole genome shotgun sequence genome encodes:
- the cry1a gene encoding cryptochrome circadian regulator 1a encodes the protein MVVNTIHWFRKGLRLHDNPSLRESIQGADSVRCVYILDPWFAGSSNVGISRWRFLLQCLEDLDASLRKLNSRLFVIRGQPTDVFPRLFKEWNISRLSYEYDSEPFGKERDAAIKKLASEAGVEVIVRISHTLYDLDKIIELNGGQSPLTYKRFQTLISRMEPVEMPAEVITADVMGSCTTPIADDHDDKFGVPSLEELGFDTEGLSSAVWPGGETEALTRLERHLERKAWVANFERPRMNANSLLASPTGLSPYLRFGCLSCRLFYFKLTDLFRKVKKNSSPPLSLYGQLLWREFFYTAATNNPRFDKMEGNPICVQIPWDRNAEALAKWAEGRTGFPWIDAIMTQLRQEGWIHHLARHAVACFLTRGDLWISWEEGMKVFEELLLDADWSVNAGSWMWLSCSSFFQQFFHCYCPVGFGRRTDPNGDYIRRYLPILRGFPAKYIYDPWNAPESVQKAAKCIIGVHYPKPMVNHAEASRLNIERMKQIYQQLSCYRGLGLLATVPSNPNGNGEASSGMMGFPTAENTQESLAATSSGYQMPMASQGEWHSGVMAYPQTDPKAQRSGYVGNSSSMACYRQEAQQMPGPSVQQGCGLHPTSTLPPGKRHSEDSTPSMGSKVQRQSST